ACGAGACAGAAAATCTCAACACTATTGAAGTCGGCTGGCAGGTTTGGAATACTAtgctttttgtttgatatttgttATTCCTTTCCTAATCcgttaatttaattatataaatttgactaatacaataaataatttttatttttttaattatttaggtGTGCGAGGAGTTATACAACGACAACAAGCCAAGATTGTTCATCTATTGGACGGTACGTGTTCTTTTCTTTGTACTTAATTTAATTCACATTTTCAAACATAAATcaccttattttattattactacaatctattaattagtattaagttaaattttcaaacttaTTCATAATAGTGCTATAAACAATATAAGTCAATGGAGCACTGCAAGAAAACAAGATGATTaacaatatatagatttttaaatcgcCTGGATTTACTATAGAATCAACTATACAGTTATTATAActcatcttgttttttttcttaataacacAGACTTTAGTTTGCAAAGACCTttcattcaatatatatataaaataagtattcaatttattttccaaCTATGTTAgaaatagataaataagattcaaaatcaatccatacttgtatttgattttttttttgtctttgttaaaatccaaaatattatataagtttACTCAgtatttaaagtaaaaacaacaTAGTAAAATCTTATTGGTTGGTTTAtaaggtttttgtttctctgaagACACATGCATCTTTTGGtagataatataatatgatatcaTATATGTACACATAAGTTTTCTTATAAGCAAAATGCATATACCTTTGCATTCTAACAGAAATATTGATATTTCACAGAGTGACGTATACATTACAACCGGAGGGTACAACCTTCGCAAACCTGGCTTTATTCAAACCAGCAGCGAGATTGTCCTAGGAGGTGCTATTTCTCCAGTATCTAGCGTCGGTGGTCGCCAGTTTGAGATGACTATTCTGGTTTGGAaggttgttttttctttacctttcatgtattttataaattaaagttctattattatatcatcagctttttttttaataatagaaaatataaacatttcCAGGATCCCCGAAGTGGAAACTGGTGGCTGCGTGTAGGCACCGACTTGGTAGGATACTGGCCTAGGGAACTTTTCACCACTTTAGGCGATCATGCACGGAAAATCGATTGGGGTGGAGAAATCATTGACTCAGAGAGCTTCGGACGACACACGAAGACGCAGATGGACTCAGGGCGTTTCCCCCAAGAAGGGTTTGGAAACGCGAGCTATTTCAGGAACATACAAGTGGTTGATCACACTTGCAGTTTCCAGACGACCCCTGAGTTGTTTACACAGGCAGATACTCCTTATTACGACGTCAAGAAATTGCATAGAGATGAGTTGGGAACTCATTTCTTTTATGGCGGACCAGGATTTGGCCATATGCATTCAGGGGTCGTATCTCTTAGTTTGAgtcagttttttctttatttatgttttagttttttcattatcatttagtttcttttcttatttatgttTGTTCGGTTAAGGCTTTTGTGTAAAAACACTGTTTATTATGAACATATTGTAATACAATATCTTATATAACATTTCTGATCTAGTTAGATGAATGGTAGCACAGGTTATTTGTGATTGATCACCCCGAAGAACACTgattcgatgatgatgatgatgatgatgatgggcgAAGATTATGATGATCGATAGAGAGAAATAGAGTAAAGANCCAAAAATA
The sequence above is drawn from the Camelina sativa cultivar DH55 chromosome 4, Cs, whole genome shotgun sequence genome and encodes:
- the LOC104784377 gene encoding uncharacterized protein LOC104784377 is translated as MDVPTFEIVTKEYGFAIDDELTFDVVSKGGDLPCLRLLGLSRRQEPVPSPSSFIEQHRKPGIKSPSEIPRTTGTRAKSEWTTYEAHISKYAEVTTGISQQKLYGTIATINVWEPVVENRTEFSLSQVWITSGDYETENLNTIEVGWQVCEELYNDNKPRLFIYWTSDVYITTGGYNLRKPGFIQTSSEIVLGGAISPVSSVGGRQFEMTILVWKDPRSGNWWLRVGTDLVGYWPRELFTTLGDHARKIDWGGEIIDSESFGRHTKTQMDSGRFPQEGFGNASYFRNIQVVDHTCSFQTTPELFTQADTPYYDVKKLHRDELGTHFFYGGPGFGHMHSGVAFV